A genomic window from Lasioglossum baleicum chromosome 7, iyLasBale1, whole genome shotgun sequence includes:
- the LOC143210610 gene encoding uncharacterized protein LOC143210610 isoform X1, producing the protein MRNTKVKARQCMERFGDQGGYFDVVVRPMLQQGHEGELCGWLKEMSLIRTDSNCPNPECKGRSLAWNQARIVDKYSWSCPKCTRKQSIRENSFFFGIKCDLKMCLQLILGWCQMIPSELTANYLEIKKHVVKKVYERCDEVSENYVKTHPQDWILGGQSAILIVDEFPNGYMTENPSDVTTAKKRNNNSHTIVCIAEANTIPTRMWLHMIAAIPETVFQPIKVDKNHGEFDKCTMAKEAMKEITKHSAPGSYIVANNRARCCNYDTLQELKQYKVISVEHLQKFDPPGKNKLLSNLETIWQTSVEICEEIQETTHNLGQRIIAKHLWRQRFGTSPSMAFQYMLNHIAEYYRFI; encoded by the exons ATGAGAAACACGAAAGTCAAAGCGAG ACAATGTATGGAGCGCTTTGGGGATCAAGGGGGATACTTTGATGTTGTTGTGCGTCCGATGTTGCAGCAAGGGCACGAGGGAGAGCTGTGCGGATGGCTGAAAGAAATGAGTTTAATTAGGACCGACTCGAACTGCCCTAATCCCGAATGCAAAGGAAGAAGCTTGGCTTGGAATCAAGCAAGAATCGTGGATAAATACAGCTGGTCTTGTCCCAAATGTACCAGGAAACAGTCGATAAGAGAGAATTCCTTCTTCTTCGGTATCAAATGTGACCTGAAAATGTGCCTTCAGTTGATATTAGGATGGTGTCAAATGATACCCAGCGAACTTACCGCCAATTACCTAG AAATAAAGAAACACGTAGTTAAGAAAGTATACGAGAGATGCGACGAGGTATCCGAAAACTATGTGAAAACTCATCCGCAAGATTGGATTCTAGGAGGTCAAAGTGCAATATTAATCGTGGATGAATTTCCAAATGGTTATATGACTGAGAATCCTTCCGATGTAACTACCGCTAAGAAGCGCAATAATAATTCTCATACGATAGTCTGTATAGCAGAAGCAAACACCATACCGACACGTATGTGGTTGCACATGATCGCAGCAATTCCAGAG ACTGTGTTTCAGCCGATCAAAGTGGATAAGAATCATGGGGAGTTCGATAAATGCACCATGGCCAAGGAAGCGATGAAAGAAATTACGAAGCACAGCGCTCCAGGCAGTTACATTGTGGCAAACAATCGAGCTCGTTGCTGCAACTATGATACGTTGCAAGAACTGAAGCAATATAAGGTGATTAGCGTGGAGCACCTGCAGAAGTTTGATCCGCCTGGTAAAAATAAACTGCTGAGCAACTTAG AAACGATCTGGCAGACCAGCGTCGAGATCTGCGAAGAAATTCAAGAAACCACTCATAATCTTGGGCAGCGTATAATAGCGAAGCATTTGTGGAGGCAGAGATTCGGTACGTCACCTTCAATGGCATTTCAGTACATGCTTAATCATATCGCAGAATACTATCGCTTcatatga
- the LOC143210610 gene encoding uncharacterized protein LOC143210610 isoform X2, with protein sequence MRNTKVKARQCMERFGDQGGYFDVVVRPMLQQGHEGELCGWLKEMSLIRTDSNCPNPECKGRSLAWNQARIVDKYSWSCPKCTRKQSIRENSFFFGIKCDLKMCLQLILGWCQMIPSELTANYLEIKKHVVKKVYERCDEVSENYVKTHPQDWILGGQSAILIVDEFPNGYMTENPSDVTTAKKRNNNSHTIVCIAEANTIPTRMWLHMIAAIPEPIKVDKNHGEFDKCTMAKEAMKEITKHSAPGSYIVANNRARCCNYDTLQELKQYKVISVEHLQKFDPPGKNKLLSNLETIWQTSVEICEEIQETTHNLGQRIIAKHLWRQRFGTSPSMAFQYMLNHIAEYYRFI encoded by the exons ATGAGAAACACGAAAGTCAAAGCGAG ACAATGTATGGAGCGCTTTGGGGATCAAGGGGGATACTTTGATGTTGTTGTGCGTCCGATGTTGCAGCAAGGGCACGAGGGAGAGCTGTGCGGATGGCTGAAAGAAATGAGTTTAATTAGGACCGACTCGAACTGCCCTAATCCCGAATGCAAAGGAAGAAGCTTGGCTTGGAATCAAGCAAGAATCGTGGATAAATACAGCTGGTCTTGTCCCAAATGTACCAGGAAACAGTCGATAAGAGAGAATTCCTTCTTCTTCGGTATCAAATGTGACCTGAAAATGTGCCTTCAGTTGATATTAGGATGGTGTCAAATGATACCCAGCGAACTTACCGCCAATTACCTAG AAATAAAGAAACACGTAGTTAAGAAAGTATACGAGAGATGCGACGAGGTATCCGAAAACTATGTGAAAACTCATCCGCAAGATTGGATTCTAGGAGGTCAAAGTGCAATATTAATCGTGGATGAATTTCCAAATGGTTATATGACTGAGAATCCTTCCGATGTAACTACCGCTAAGAAGCGCAATAATAATTCTCATACGATAGTCTGTATAGCAGAAGCAAACACCATACCGACACGTATGTGGTTGCACATGATCGCAGCAATTCCAGAG CCGATCAAAGTGGATAAGAATCATGGGGAGTTCGATAAATGCACCATGGCCAAGGAAGCGATGAAAGAAATTACGAAGCACAGCGCTCCAGGCAGTTACATTGTGGCAAACAATCGAGCTCGTTGCTGCAACTATGATACGTTGCAAGAACTGAAGCAATATAAGGTGATTAGCGTGGAGCACCTGCAGAAGTTTGATCCGCCTGGTAAAAATAAACTGCTGAGCAACTTAG AAACGATCTGGCAGACCAGCGTCGAGATCTGCGAAGAAATTCAAGAAACCACTCATAATCTTGGGCAGCGTATAATAGCGAAGCATTTGTGGAGGCAGAGATTCGGTACGTCACCTTCAATGGCATTTCAGTACATGCTTAATCATATCGCAGAATACTATCGCTTcatatga
- the LOC143210610 gene encoding uncharacterized protein LOC143210610 isoform X3, with translation MERFGDQGGYFDVVVRPMLQQGHEGELCGWLKEMSLIRTDSNCPNPECKGRSLAWNQARIVDKYSWSCPKCTRKQSIRENSFFFGIKCDLKMCLQLILGWCQMIPSELTANYLEIKKHVVKKVYERCDEVSENYVKTHPQDWILGGQSAILIVDEFPNGYMTENPSDVTTAKKRNNNSHTIVCIAEANTIPTRMWLHMIAAIPETVFQPIKVDKNHGEFDKCTMAKEAMKEITKHSAPGSYIVANNRARCCNYDTLQELKQYKVISVEHLQKFDPPGKNKLLSNLETIWQTSVEICEEIQETTHNLGQRIIAKHLWRQRFGTSPSMAFQYMLNHIAEYYRFI, from the exons ATGGAGCGCTTTGGGGATCAAGGGGGATACTTTGATGTTGTTGTGCGTCCGATGTTGCAGCAAGGGCACGAGGGAGAGCTGTGCGGATGGCTGAAAGAAATGAGTTTAATTAGGACCGACTCGAACTGCCCTAATCCCGAATGCAAAGGAAGAAGCTTGGCTTGGAATCAAGCAAGAATCGTGGATAAATACAGCTGGTCTTGTCCCAAATGTACCAGGAAACAGTCGATAAGAGAGAATTCCTTCTTCTTCGGTATCAAATGTGACCTGAAAATGTGCCTTCAGTTGATATTAGGATGGTGTCAAATGATACCCAGCGAACTTACCGCCAATTACCTAG AAATAAAGAAACACGTAGTTAAGAAAGTATACGAGAGATGCGACGAGGTATCCGAAAACTATGTGAAAACTCATCCGCAAGATTGGATTCTAGGAGGTCAAAGTGCAATATTAATCGTGGATGAATTTCCAAATGGTTATATGACTGAGAATCCTTCCGATGTAACTACCGCTAAGAAGCGCAATAATAATTCTCATACGATAGTCTGTATAGCAGAAGCAAACACCATACCGACACGTATGTGGTTGCACATGATCGCAGCAATTCCAGAG ACTGTGTTTCAGCCGATCAAAGTGGATAAGAATCATGGGGAGTTCGATAAATGCACCATGGCCAAGGAAGCGATGAAAGAAATTACGAAGCACAGCGCTCCAGGCAGTTACATTGTGGCAAACAATCGAGCTCGTTGCTGCAACTATGATACGTTGCAAGAACTGAAGCAATATAAGGTGATTAGCGTGGAGCACCTGCAGAAGTTTGATCCGCCTGGTAAAAATAAACTGCTGAGCAACTTAG AAACGATCTGGCAGACCAGCGTCGAGATCTGCGAAGAAATTCAAGAAACCACTCATAATCTTGGGCAGCGTATAATAGCGAAGCATTTGTGGAGGCAGAGATTCGGTACGTCACCTTCAATGGCATTTCAGTACATGCTTAATCATATCGCAGAATACTATCGCTTcatatga
- the LOC143210608 gene encoding FGGY carbohydrate kinase domain-containing protein has translation MEYFVGVDVGTGSARAALVSSKGKIVKMATCPLEIFHPAPNFYEQSSDNIWSAVCHVVKSVVADISADNVKGVGFDATCSLVAVDKTGSPVTISPTGEDKQNVILWMDHRAQEEADFINAQNHEMLQYVGGKISLEMETPKMLWLKKNLPSSWNRAALLFDLPDFLTWKATGSESRSLCSLVCKWNYNADPDGNSGWNEEFFHQIQLGDLMKDNWRKIGSDVRTPGDPVDEGLSAKAASELGLLKGTAVGTSLIDAHSGGLGMIGCSIPGLTPNLQNRLALICGTSTCHMIVNEKKLFVNGVWGPYYSAMIPGLWLNEGGQSATGKLLDHIIDAHPATPGILKSLSGNKHIQQYLTELLKTMADQKGLKNVSYLTKEIHVWPDFHGNRSPLADPTLKGMVSGLSLSVDEENLALYYLATVQALTYGTKHILETLEAAGHKVDELLVCGGLSQNPLFIQIQADVLGLPVFCPVEKESVLIGAAILGSYAAGKFNTIYEAIETMGGSANIVKPRNQCHRYHLQKYRVFRKMVQDQNDYRELMNKDFL, from the exons AGCCGCTTTGGTATCCTCCAAGGGGAAGATAGTCAAAATGGCAACGTGTCCACTAGAAATTTTCCATCCTGCTCCTAATTTTTACGAGCAATCTTCCGACAACATTTGGAGCGCTGTTTGTCATGTGGTGAAG TCGGTTGTGGCTGACATCTCTGCGGACAATGTGAAAGGAGTCGGATTCGATGCAACCTGTTCTCTGGTGGCAGTGGACAAGACAGGATCCCCGGTGACAATCAGTCCCACAG GGGAAGACAAACAGAATGTTATATTGTGGATGGATCATAGAGCGCAGGAAGAAGCAGATTTTATAAACGCCCAGAACCACGAAATGCTTCAGTATGTCGGCGGGAAAATATCGCTGGAGATGGAGACACCGAAAATGTTATGGTTGAAAAAGAATCTACCGTCGTCTTGGAATCGTGCAGCATTGCTCTTTGACCTGCCCGATTTCCTAACATGGAAAGCAACAGGTTCCGAGTCGAG ATCCTTGTGCTCTTTAGTATGTAAGTGGAATTACAATGCTGATCCCGACGGCAACAGCGGATGGAACGAGGAGTTCTTTCATCAGATTCAGCTGGGGGACCTCATGAAAGACAATTGGAGGAAAATTG GTAGTGACGTGAGGACACCTGGGGATCCCGTCGACGAGGGACTGTCGGCTAAAGCTGCGTCCGAATTAGGACTCCTAAAAGGTACAGCCGTGGGTACCTCGCTAATCGATGCACATTCCGGAGGACTTGGCATGATAGGCTGTTccatacctggtttaactcctaATTTACAAAACAGATTAG CGTTAATCTGCGGTACCTCGACTTGCCACATGATAGTCAATGAAAAGAAACTGTTCGTTAATGGCGTTTGGGGACCGTATTACAGTGCTATGATTCCGGGATTATGGTTGAACGAAGGCGGTCAGAGCGCGACTGGGAAACTGTTGGATCACATAATCGACGCACACCCTGCAACACCGGGGATTTTGAAAAGTTTGAGTGGAAACAA GCACATACAGCAATACTTAACAGAGTTATTGAAAACAATGGCGGATCAGAAGGGGCTGAAGAACGTTTCGTACTTGACAAAAGAGATTCACGTATGGCCCGACTTTCACGGAAACCGTTCCCCACTGGCCgatccgactctcaaaggaatg GTATCGGGGCTATCTCTGTCCGTCGACGAAGAGAATCTGGCGTTGTATTACTTGGCAACTGTACAAGCATTGACG tacGGGACAAAGCACATTTTAGAAACACTGGAAGCTGCGGGTCACAAAGTAGACGAGCTATTAGTATGCGGAGGTCTGAGCCAAAATCCGCTGTTCATTCAGATACAAGCAGACGTTTTGGGTTTACCTGTATTTTGCCCTGTTGAGAAGGAATCGGTACTAATAGGAGCAGCGATTCTAGGATCTTATGCAGCCGGAAAGTTCAATACCATATACGAAGCAATCGAAACGATGGGAGGGTCTGCAAATATCGTTAAACCAAGAAATCAGTGTCACAG ATATCACCTCCAGAAGTATCGGGTCTTCCGAAAAATGGTGCAGGATCAAAACGATTATAGAGAACTCATGAATAAAGATTTTTTGTAA
- the Ypel gene encoding yippee-like codes for MVKTFQAYLPSCHRTYSCIHCRAHLANHDELISKSFQGSQGRAYLFNSVVNVGCGPAEERVLLTGLHAVADIYCECCKTTLGWKYEHAFESSQKYKEGKFIIELAHMIKENGWE; via the exons ATGGTCAAAACTTTTCAAGCATACCTGCCCTCGTGTCACCGCACTTACTCGTGCATTCACTGCCGTGCTCACCTCGCCAACCACGACGAACTCATCTCTAAG TCCTTCCAGGGCAGTCAAGGTCGTGCCTATCTCTTTAATTCAGT GGTGAACGTGGGCTGTGGTCCTGCAGAGGAGCGAGTTCTGCTCACTGGCCTTCATGCTGTGGCGGATATTTACTGCGAGTGTTGCAAGACCACCCTCGGGTGGAAATAC GAGCATGCGTTCGAGTCGAGCCAGAAGTATAAGGAGGGCAAGTTTATAATCGAGCTTGCACACATGATCAAGGAGAATGGATGGGAGTAA